In Leptospira montravelensis, the DNA window TGAAATTTTGAAAGAAGTTCTTCTCTTTTTTTATCAGAGTCCGATTTTTCTTTTGTCATCGTCCATACGTACTGGTCAACAAGGAGTGCACTTGCAAATTCAGTCCAGGATCTATGTTTTGCTTTTTGTATGGGATCTTTTGGGTGTAGTGCCGGCGGATAAACTTCATCTAAATATTCATTGATGACCGCAGATTCGAAGATAACATCGTCTCCTACTTGTAAGACGGGAACTTTTCCAAAAGGAGAAATTTTTAAAAACCAATCGGGTTTATTTGCGAGGTCAATGTATTTGATATCGTAATCTACTTTTTTTTCCAAAAGATTGATTACCGAACGTTGCACATAAGGACAAAGTTTGAAACTTACAAGAACAGGTTTAGTCATAATATTTAGACACCTCTAAGGGGAAGAAAGATCCATTTCTAAAGCATGAAGGCCTTTTTTAAATTCTGCACCAAGTTCCGCGTAGACCAATCGGTGGTTTTCCACAGTCGACTTTCCCAAAAAAACAGAGGAAACCATCTGCAATCGGAAATGAGTTTCTTTCGAATCTTTTGTCATTCCGGGATGCCCTGCATGTTCTAGAGATACATCGGTTAATTTTATTTCCTTTGGCGAAAATTTTTCCTTCAATACCTTTTCCATCCTACTGAGTCTAGATTCTTTAATTTCTGATTCCATAACCAATTTTCATTAACCTCACATTTATATAAAAAAGAAGGGCGGAAAGTAAAATGATAAACCCAAAGGAAAAATACAGGTTCACATCGGTAACACCGATAAATCCATACCGGAATAAGTTCACCATATAAAGGATGGGATTACAATAGGAGACGGTTTGCCAAAAACCTGGGAGATTTTTTACTGAATAGAAAACTCCACCAAGATATGTAAGTGGAGTTAAAATAAATGTAGGGATGATGGTCACATCATCAAATTTTTTTGCAAACAGAGCATTAAAAAATCCTCCGAGGGAAAACAAAATAGAGGTCATTAAAACTGTAAAGAGAATCACAAATGGATTATGGAACCTTAAATTAGTAAAAAATAAGGAAGTAAACGTGACTAGAATTCCCACAAAGATTCCACGAACAACTCCACCAAAAGTATAACCGATCACAATGGTATAGGGAGAAGTAGGGGAAACAAGTAGTTCCTCAATATTCTTTTGAAACTTACTAGAGAAAAAGGACGAAACTACATTGTTATAGGAATTGGTGATGACACTCATCATAATGAGACCCGGCACAATGAACTCTATATAACTAAATTCTCCAATTTTTCCGATTTGGCGACCAACAAGTTCACCAAAAATTAAAAAATACAAGGCCATAGTAATCACAGGAGGAATGAGTGTTTGAACCCAAATGCGAATGATTCTGATCCACTCTCGTCTAATGATTGTTTGTAAAGCTGTAAAATTTTGTTTCCACATAATTAGTTTTTTCCTGTAAGAGACAAAAAAAGTTCTTCTAGTCGATTTGATTTGTTTCTAAGACTTAATACGTCCAATTTAAGTTTCGTAAGTTCCGTAAACAATTGGTTAACAGAATCGTTTTTATCTAATTGTACTTCTAAACTATGGTCATCTAACCATTCCCAAGTGAACTTTTTGGACATAGGTTTTGATTTTACCGATTTTTTTAAATCAATGATTAACGTTTCTTTGTCCAGTCTCTGTAGGAGCTTTTTCATCGAAGTATTTTCTACAATCTCTCCTTTATCTATGATGGCAATGTTCTTACAAAGAGATTCTGCTTCTTCTAGGTAATGTGTGGTAAGAATGATGGTTTTACCTGCTTGGTTGAGTTCTTTTAAAAATTCCCACATAGAGCGGCGAATTTCGATATCCACACCCGCTGTTGGTTCATCCAAGATCAGAAGTTTAGGATCATGTACAAGAGCTCTCGCAATCATAAGTCTACGTTTCATTCCTCCACTCAGTTGGCCGGCAGCTGACTTTCGTTTGTCGATGAGAGACAATTTTTCTAAATAGTATTCAACTTTTCCCTTAGCTTCCTTGTATGGGATTCCATAAAATCCAGCTTGGTTGATTAGGATTTGTTCAACGGCTTCAAAAATTCCAAAATTAAACTCTTGGGGAACAATTCCTAGATAGGTTTTGGCAAGGTCAGGATTTGTGTCGATATCAGTTCCGAAGATTTTGACTTTCCCACCTGTTTTACCTATCAGAGAACTTAAAATTCCAATGGTAGTGGATTTTCCTGCACCGTTTGGTCCAAGTAAGGCAAAAAAATCGCCTGATTCAACTTTGAGATTGATCGAGCGAAGGGCCTTCACTCCACTCCCGTATGTTTTTTCTAATCCTTCTAATTCGATGGCATATTTTTGCATTTATTTTCCTACTAGTTTTCTTGTTAGGTGGTGTGTTGGATACTTTTTGTTTTTGATATTTTCTTTTCTTAGGTTTTTTTGTGTTTCTTCGGGAAGTAAGACGATATTTTTACATTCATCCGAACAACATCCTAAAAGTTGATTTGCACATTCTTCACATTGCACAAGTAGGACATGACAACCGAGATTCGCGCAGTTGGTATGTCGGTCACTGGGTTTTCCACAAACATAACAAACGGTTAGCACATCATCAGTCACACGTTCTCCTAGCCTGTCATCAAACACAAAATTTTTACCTTTGAATTTGGAGGGAATACCAGCATCTTGTACTGCCTTTGCATAGTTGATGATTCCACCCCGCAACTGGTGCACTTTAGAAAATCCCTTATACTTTAAATAGGCACTCGCTTTTTCGCAGCGAATTCCTCCCGTACAGTAGAGAAGAATTTTTTTATCTTTGTTATCCTTTAAAATATCTTCCACAAGTGGTAGTTCTTCTCTAAAGGTTCCCACATCCGGCAAAATGGCATTTTCAAAATGTCCCACTTCGGATTCATAATTATTACGAAGGTCTACAACGATAACCCCTGGTTCTGCTAAGGCTTCATGAAACTCGAGTGGTGTTAGGTGAGTCCCCACATCAGAGGGATCAAATTTGGAATCATCCAAACCATCTGCTACGATTTTTTTGCGGACCTTAATCGCGAGTTTGATGAAACTTTCTTTTTTATCTTCGACTGCATCATTAAAATAAATTTGTTTCAGTTCAGGAATAGAATCCACAGCAGTTCGAAGTAATTCATAGTTTTCCGTGGGAATAGAAAATTGTGCGTTGATCCCTTCTTTTGCTAAATAAATTCTTCCAAGGATACCCAAATCTTCGAAGGCATCGTAAAGTTTGTCCCGAAACAAAAGTGGATCTTCTAGTTTTACATATCTGTAAAACGAAATGACCCGGCGTTCCCTAGTGTCCATTTCTACCCGCTTTTTTAGGGTTTCTTTGTCATAACGATTGAATAAAAACTTTTTCATTTAGCACCTTTTAGTTTTTCTTCTTTTACTTTCCTAAATGCATTTCTAGTAATTTCGGAAATAGCAGGATGGATGTAGATCATTCCCAAATAATCATCTAGTTTTGCATTTAAATACATTCCGAGTAGGATTTGGTGGATGAGATTGGAAGCTTCCTCTCCAATGATATGAGCACCAAGCACTTGTTCTGTTTCTTTGGAAACAAGAACTTTCACAAATCCAGAATTGGACATTCTTGCCATTCCGGTTGCACTAGAAGCGTATGGATTTAATCCTTTGTAATAAGGAATTTGTTTTTGGATGAGTTCTTCTTCCGTATAACCTACGCTTGCAATTTGCGGATGTGTGAACACTGCTTCTGGCATCGGTGGGTATTTGATGGGAAGATTCGCTTTTGTTCCATACAAATGATCAAAAAGGTATTCGCCCTCGAAGTTAGCACTATGTCTGAAGAAAAAACGACCGATCACATCACCAAACGCATAGATTCCGGGTTCCGTGGTTTCTAAGTGGTCATTGACTTGGATATACCCACTCACGTTTGTTTGGATTTTTGTATGTTCTAAACCTAAGTCATCGGTATTTGGCCGAATTCCTGTGGCGACAAGAAGCCTTTCCGCTGAATGACTGGTAGATTTGCCTTCGGCTGTTTTTCCTGTTACCGTAAAAAGACCATCTTGGAAATCTACTTTTTCAATTTGGTAATGTGATTCAATAGGGAAAGGCAAATATTGGTTTAATTCTTTTTTGATCTCCCCATCGGCAGTTCGCAGAACATCTGTTCGCGTAAGTCCTGTCACATCACATCCATAAGCTTTGTAGGCGGCACCTAGTTCCAAAGAGATAAATCCAGCTCCAATGATGATCAGTGATTTTGGAAATTTGTTTGGAGACAAAGCCTCCCTGGAAG includes these proteins:
- a CDS encoding glutathione S-transferase family protein — its product is MTKPVLVSFKLCPYVQRSVINLLEKKVDYDIKYIDLANKPDWFLKISPFGKVPVLQVGDDVIFESAVINEYLDEVYPPALHPKDPIQKAKHRSWTEFASALLVDQYVWTMTKEKSDSDKKREELLSKFQTLEAGLPSPTGNTLFFSGSQMHLVDTAFAPFFMRLQFLADHKPELNLLKGFPKIQKWSETLLSLPSVKNSVLPEVPKEYLEFIKAHHSWLGGTL
- a CDS encoding BolA family protein, which produces MESEIKESRLSRMEKVLKEKFSPKEIKLTDVSLEHAGHPGMTKDSKETHFRLQMVSSVFLGKSTVENHRLVYAELGAEFKKGLHALEMDLSSP
- a CDS encoding ABC transporter permease; its protein translation is MWKQNFTALQTIIRREWIRIIRIWVQTLIPPVITMALYFLIFGELVGRQIGKIGEFSYIEFIVPGLIMMSVITNSYNNVVSSFFSSKFQKNIEELLVSPTSPYTIVIGYTFGGVVRGIFVGILVTFTSLFFTNLRFHNPFVILFTVLMTSILFSLGGFFNALFAKKFDDVTIIPTFILTPLTYLGGVFYSVKNLPGFWQTVSYCNPILYMVNLFRYGFIGVTDVNLYFSFGFIILLSALLFYINVRLMKIGYGIRN
- a CDS encoding ABC transporter ATP-binding protein; this translates as MQKYAIELEGLEKTYGSGVKALRSINLKVESGDFFALLGPNGAGKSTTIGILSSLIGKTGGKVKIFGTDIDTNPDLAKTYLGIVPQEFNFGIFEAVEQILINQAGFYGIPYKEAKGKVEYYLEKLSLIDKRKSAAGQLSGGMKRRLMIARALVHDPKLLILDEPTAGVDIEIRRSMWEFLKELNQAGKTIILTTHYLEEAESLCKNIAIIDKGEIVENTSMKKLLQRLDKETLIIDLKKSVKSKPMSKKFTWEWLDDHSLEVQLDKNDSVNQLFTELTKLKLDVLSLRNKSNRLEELFLSLTGKN
- a CDS encoding rhodanese-related sulfurtransferase; translated protein: MKKFLFNRYDKETLKKRVEMDTRERRVISFYRYVKLEDPLLFRDKLYDAFEDLGILGRIYLAKEGINAQFSIPTENYELLRTAVDSIPELKQIYFNDAVEDKKESFIKLAIKVRKKIVADGLDDSKFDPSDVGTHLTPLEFHEALAEPGVIVVDLRNNYESEVGHFENAILPDVGTFREELPLVEDILKDNKDKKILLYCTGGIRCEKASAYLKYKGFSKVHQLRGGIINYAKAVQDAGIPSKFKGKNFVFDDRLGERVTDDVLTVCYVCGKPSDRHTNCANLGCHVLLVQCEECANQLLGCCSDECKNIVLLPEETQKNLRKENIKNKKYPTHHLTRKLVGK
- a CDS encoding dihydrolipoyl dehydrogenase — protein: MKEYDIIVIGAGAGTKLVTPPSKIGKRVAVFEKETPGGTCLNRGCIPSKMVIYPSELIRMSEETEKYPVLFKEKPVADVAEIFKRVNATVKLDSDSIPLAYEKNLNIDYYPKQVRFIDKRILSDGEETYTAKHIFIVTGTRPNIPEIPGLKETPYWTSREALSPNKFPKSLIIIGAGFISLELGAAYKAYGCDVTGLTRTDVLRTADGEIKKELNQYLPFPIESHYQIEKVDFQDGLFTVTGKTAEGKSTSHSAERLLVATGIRPNTDDLGLEHTKIQTNVSGYIQVNDHLETTEPGIYAFGDVIGRFFFRHSANFEGEYLFDHLYGTKANLPIKYPPMPEAVFTHPQIASVGYTEEELIQKQIPYYKGLNPYASSATGMARMSNSGFVKVLVSKETEQVLGAHIIGEEASNLIHQILLGMYLNAKLDDYLGMIYIHPAISEITRNAFRKVKEEKLKGAK